CGACATTCTGGCGATACGCGACGCGCTCAACGAGGTCATCAAGGACAGATTGGAGAAACTGAAATCGCTCGGCGTGTCGAACACGACGAGTCCGGACGTCTCCCAGAAGCAGTTGAACGGGATGCGCGCGGAACTCCAGAAGCTGATGAACAACGACCAGTCGGAGGGCTACAAGGGGATGTCCACCCACGCGGAGGTGATGAAGCTCCGGCGGGCGGTCGAACTGGTCGAGACCCAATCGGTGGAGTCCGTCCGCCGCTACTTCGAACGGCAGCGCAACGCCGCGCAGTCGTCGGGGGCGTCGAAGGCGAGTCAGCGACTCGTCGCCGAACCCAAAGTCAGAGAGGCGATGCGGAAGGCCGAGTCGTTCGACGGCCTGCACCCGAAGTTCTCCCGGACCCGAATCCTCCTCGCGCAGACGCTCGGTATCGAGGGCGGCCAGCGCGTCATCGTCTTCACCGAGTCGCGCGACACCGCCGAGGCGCTCACGGAGTTCCTCTCGGCGTCGTTCGACGTGCGGCGGTTCGTCGGACAGGGCGACCGGGAGGGGTCCGACGGGATGACCCAGAAGGAACAGCAGGAGACGCTCGACGAGTTCAGAAACGGGGAGTTCGAGGTGCTCGTCTCCACCTCCGTCGCCGAGGAGGGGTTGGACGTGCCCGAAGTCGACCTCGTGCTCTTTTTCGAGCCCGTGCCGACGGCGATTCGCTCCATCCAGCGGAAGGGGCGGACCGGCCGGCAGGCCGAGGGGCGCGTCGTCGTCCTGATGGCCGAGGACACCCGCGACGAGGCGTACTTCTGGATTTCACGGCGGCGAGAGAAGGAGATGAAGTCCGAACTGCGCGACCTGAAGGGCGTCGCCGACGAGGTGGAGGAGGAACTCGACGACTCCCAGAAGGGGTTGGACGCGTTCGGCGGCGGGTCGAGCGGAGGCGACGGGGGTGCAGCAACAGAGAACCGGACGGACGCCGCCGCGGCGGGAGCGAACGGCCAGTCGGGCCTCGCGGCGTTCTCCGCGGCGGACGAGGAGGTGGCCCGCGCCGAGGACGACGGGGACGAGGACGAGGGCGACGGGGACGACTCGGGCGATACCGACGCGAGCGAACCCGAGGGAACCGTCGCCACCGCCGGACGCGACGACGACGTCGTCGAAATCGTCGTCGACCAGCGGGAACTGGACTCCGCCATCGCGAAGGACCTCTCGACGCGCGACGGCGTCGAGACTCGGTTGGAAACGCTCGCCGTGGGCGACTACGTGCTCTCGGACCGCGTCGCCGTCGAGCGCAAGTCCGTCTCGGACTTCCTCGACACGCTCACCGGGGGCGACCGCTCGCTGTTCGAGCAGGTGGGCGACCTCTCGCGGGCGTACGCGCGCCCGCTGTTGATTCTCGAAGGTGAAGGCCTCTACGAGGAGCGGAACGTCCACCCCGGCGCCATCCGCGGCGCCCTCGCCTCCCTGGCCGTCGACTTCGACGTGAGCGTCCTGCAGACGCGCGACGAGGCGGACACGGCGGAACTGCTCCTCACCGTCGCCTCGCGCGAACAGACCGAGCGCGAGCGGTCGGTGAGCGTCCACGGCGGCAAGAGTCAGAAGACGCTCACGGAACAGCAGGAGTACGTCGTCTCCTCCATCGCCGATATCGGTCCCGTCACCGCGCGCAACCTCCTCGAAGCGTTCGGTACCGTCGAGGCGGTGATGACTGCCCGCGAGGACGACCTGCTGGACGTGTCCGGAATCGGAGAAGTCACGGCGGAGCGAATCCGGGACGTCGTCGGGTCGAGTTACGAGTAAGAAAACGAAGCACGGACGAGCGACTTAGTATCTGGACGGACAGTCATCTATCTCGGATATCGTAGCAACGACTATATGTTATCCCAGCGTGCTTACACGATGTATGAGTCCCGACCTCCCTCCCGGCGCGGTGCGGGCGTTCTACGGTACCCCGCAGCACGAGACGCGTTCGTCGACCGACGCCGAGCGGGCACGCGTCGCCTCCGTCTCGTCACCGCCCACCGACCGCGAACTCCGTTCGTACGCCGAGCGTTCCGCGTCGACGCCGACGGAGGGGAGAACGGGCACGAACTCGGACTCGGACTCCCGGCGGTCGAACCCCGAAGAACGGCGCGCTCACGCCGACACGCTCCGTCGGCGGGCCGAACGTGAACGCACCGACGAGGAGTCCCCGGCGTCGCGCCTCGGCGCCCGGGGTATCATGGTGCGGTGGTGACGGGGTCGACGTGCCCCACTAGTACGTGACCGAACTGCCGCCCTTCGACCGAGCGGCGTCTCCCTCGGCCGACTCCGGCGGCTTCGACGACGGCGAACGCCACGGTACGGTCGCTGCGGCCGGAACCGTCGACGGGTGGGGACATCGAACGTGCGCTTCGCAGAGCGACCGAGAAAGAGGTGTAGTGCCGTCTACCGGTCCAGCGCGTCCAGCGCCTCGGCCGCTTCGCGGGCCGCTTGGAGGTGCGCCGTCGCCTGCTGCGGTTCCTCGGTGGCGGTCGACCGTCGCGCGTGTTTCGTTATCGCCTGCAGGAGCGCCTCGCGCGCGCCCTGCATCGACCCGCTAGCCGAGTCCGCTCCGCTGACCGCTTCCGCCGCGGGCTCGGTCGACCCGCCCGTCGGTGCGGTCGACGACGTCCCGACGGCCGCTTCGGTTCCCGGCTCCCTCGCCGTCTGCTCGGACGCGGCGGTTCCACCGCTCGACCCGCCGGCCCGCGCGTTCTCCGCACCCGTGCCGGACGCGCCGCCCGCGTCGGCGACTCCCGACGGTACGTCCCGTTCGGGTTCCGGCGTCGGCACCGACTGCGCCGCCTCGCCGGTCGCCTCGCGGCCCTCCGCCGCTTCCGACGCGGCCTCGGCCGGAGCCTCCCCGGCCTCCCCGTTGGCCACCTCCGCGGCGGCGGCGTCGGCCGTCTCGGCCGCCGCGTTCGCCTGCTCGTTCTGGCAGTTCGGACAGAACTCCGTCCCCTGATAGCGGAAGATGGGCGTCCCGCACTGGTTGCAGTGCTTGTTCGTCATCGTCGCCCCCTGCAGGAGGAGTTCGCTCATCCGCTGGGTCTCCTCGCGGCGCTCCGCGTCCTTCTCGTACTTCTCGCGGAGGCGCTGTCGCTCCGCCTCTTTGTCGAAGTCGCTCATACCTCGGCGGAGGGGACGTGCGTCGAAAAACCCACCGGGACCCGACGACTCGGCCGACCCGGCGGACCGCGTCCCGTCCCCGTCCCCGTCCCGCCCCCGTTTTCGACAGACGACGAACACTAATACGACGATAGAGCGTCGGAGGAGCCGGTTCCGAAGCGTTTAATCGGAATCCGCCGCGTCCTTTACGTGGTATGACGAAAGTTAGCGTGGTCGGTGCGGCCGGGACGGTCGGCGCAGCCGCCGGGTACAATCTCGCGCTTCGGGACGTCGCCGACGAACTCGTCTTCGTCGACATCCCGGACATGGAGGACAAGACGGTCGGGCAGGCGGCCGACACGAACCACGGCATCGCCTACGACTCGAACACGGAGGTGTATCAGGGCGGCTACGAGGACACGGCGGGGTCCGACGTGGTCGTCATCACCGCCGGCATCCCGCGCAAGGAGGGACAGACCCGCATCGACCTCGCGGGCGACAACGCGCCCATCATGGCCGACATCGGGTCCTCGTTGGCCGAGCACAACGACGACTTCGTCTCGGTCACCACCTCGAACCCGGTGGACCTCCTGAACCGCCACCTGTACGAGGCGGGCGACCGCGACAGACACAAAGTCGTCGGCTTCGGCGGCCGACTCGACTCCGCGCGGTTCCGCTACGTCCTCAGCCAGCGCTTCGACACGCCGGTGAAGAACGTCGAGGCGACCATCCTCGGCGAACACGGCGACGCGCAGGTGCCCGCGTTCTCGAAGGTGCGCGTCGACGGCACGGACCCCGAGTTCACCGCCGACGAACGCGAAGAGATCCTCTCTGACCTTCAGGAGTCCGCGATGGACGTCATCTCGCGCAAGGGCGCGACGCAGTGGGGCCCGGCGACGGGCGTCGCCCACATGGTCGAGGCCATCCTCCGCGACACCGGCGAGGTGCTGCCGGGGTCGCTCGTCCTCAACGGCGAGTACGGCTACGAGGACACCGCCTTCGGCGTCCCGGTCAGACTCGGCTCGAACGGCATCGAAGAGGTCGTCGAGTGGGACCTCGACGACTACGAGCGGGAACTGATGGACGACGCAGCCGAGAAACTGAGCGACCAGTACGACGAGATTTCGTAGTCGGCGTTGGCGTTGACGTCGACGCGCCTCGGACGCGACGGCGACCACCCGTATCATTTATTGCGCTCACCCGGCGAACGGCGAGCCATGGCTCTCGAATCGGTCCGGACGCGTCGCGTCGGCGTCTTCCTCGCCGTCGCCTTCGGCGTCGCATGGGCCACCGCCGCGGCCATCTACGCCACCGGCGGCCTCGCGGACAGTCCGGTCGTCGTCCCCGGTCTCGGCCTCACGCTCGCGTCCGTCCTCCTGCCGACGGCGTACATGTTCGCGCCGGCCGTCGGCAACGTCGCCGCGCGACTCGCCACCGGCGAGGGTCGGTCGAACCTCCGGGTCCGCCCTCACCTCTCGGGGTCGCTCCGCGTCTACGCCGCCGCGTGGGTCGCACCCGCCCTCCTCACGTTCCTCGGCGCGGCGCTGTACTTCGCGGTTTTCCCCGGCCAGTTCGACCCCACGCTGTCGGCGTATCGGTCGGCGCTGGAGGCCGCCGCGGGCGGCGTGCCCGTCGACCCGTGGACGCTCGTCGGGATTCAGGTCGTCGCCGCGCTGACCATCGCACCGCTCATCAACGCCGTCTTCGCCTTCGGCGAGGAGTTCGGCTGGCGGGCGTACCTGCTGCCGAACCTCCTCCCCCTCGGCGCGACGCGGGCGACGCTCCTCGTCGGCGTCGTCTGGGGGGTCTGGCACTGGCCCATCGTCGCCATGGGGTACAACTACGGCTTCGGCTACGTCGGCGCGCCGTGGACGGGGTTTCTCGCCATGTGCCTGTTCACCGTCGCCACCGGCGTCTTCCTCGCGTGGGCGACGCTCCGGACCGACAGCGTCTGGCCCGCGGCCGTCGGTCACGGTGCGATAAACGCCGTCGCCGGACTCGGGACGCTGTTCGTCCTCGGCTCTCCCCACTCGCTCCTCGGGCCCGCCCCGGTCGGCGCCCTCGCGGCGCTCCCGTGGGTCGCACTCGCGGCGTGGTTGCTCCTCCGGTCGGACGCGTTCGCGTCGTGAACACCGTTTCGGACCCGCACGGCCGCCGCGTGGATGCCCGTCTTCACCGTAGCGCGCGTGCACGCGCCGTCGTTCCGACGACGCCGAAGATACCGACACCGTATGGGGAGAATAACCACGAAGAGACCGTCTCTACTAGCACATATTCACCATCTTCTTCAGTTCGGGCCGCTCCGGAGCGACCGGCCGCACGGGTCGGTAGGACCCGCGTACGCCGAGTGATACCCCCGTTAACCCCTGTTAACCCCCGATTACGGCTTCGGTAGCCCCCGCGTAGTTAGGTCCGAACGGGGGGTCCTGTGCGGTATGAGCGCAGACGTGTACCGATACGACATCGTCGACGGCGTCGCCCTGTTCGACCTCACGGAGTTCCGCGTCGGCGGCGGCGTCCTCCTCGAACGGTTCTTCGAGACGGTCGCGGCCGTCTACTCGCGCCCCGACGTGGACGCCTCGGTGTTCGTCCTCGGCGACGGCGGCGGCATCAGCAAGTGGTTCTTCGAGCGCTTCGACGCCCTCGCCGCCGAGATAGACGAGTTCGGCGTCCGGCGCGTGGCGTTCGTCGGCCCGACGGCCAAGCAGGTGGCGCTCCGCGGGCGCCTCCGCGGGACGAACGCCGTCGTCGAGACGCCCGACACGCCGCAGGACGCCGTGGACTGGGCGCGGGGACTCGAACCCTAACTAAGCTACAACCGCTCTTTGAGCGTCGACGCCGTCTTCTCGCCGACGCCCGGCACGTCCGTCAGGTCCGACACCGTCGCACCGCGGACGTTCTCGACGCTGCCGAACCGCCGCAGGAGCGCGCGCCGCGTCTTCTCGCCGATGCCCGGCACGTCGTCGAGAACCGTCCGCACGTCGTCGCGGAGCGTCTGGTGGTACTGGACGGCGAAGCGGTGCGACTCGTCGCGGACGCGCTGTAAGACGTGCAGGTGCGGCGAGTCGGCGGGCCAGTCGTGCACCCGGTCGGGCGTGATGACCAACTCCCTGTCCTTCGCGAGGGCGACGACGGGCACGTCCCAGCCCACTTCTCGCATCGCATCCGTCGCCGCGCCGAGTTGGCCGTCGCCGCCGTCGATGAGCAGCAGGTCGGGGTCCGGCCTGTCGTCGCGCCCCTCGACGGCGCGCTCGGCCCGCCAGCGGATGAGCGCGCGCATGTTGTCGTAGTCGTCGTTTCGCTCCGGGAGCTTCTTCCGCCGGTAGTCGGCCTTCACGGCGTCGCCGTCGACGAAGCAGACGTCGCTGCCGACGACGGCCTTCCCCTGCGCGTGGCTCACGTCGAACCCCTCGATGCGGGAGATTCCGGGAATCCCCAGCGCGTCCGAGAGCGCGCCGAGTTCGTCGTTCCGGGCCGGGCCGCGCCGGGCGTTCTTCAGCGCGAGTTCGACCAGTTTGGCCTCGCGGCCGGCGCCGGGGACGCGGACGTTCACGCCCTCGACGCGCAACCACTCCAGCACGTCCTCGTCGTCCGGACGTTCGGAGAGGAGGACGGCGTCGGGGAGTTCGCGCTCGGCGTAGTACTGGGGCAGAAAGGCTGAGAGCACGGCCGCCGAGCGCTCGCCTCCCTCGGGGGCGTCGAGGCGGTGCCGCGAGCGGTCGACGAGTTGGCCGCGTTTGCTGTGCAGGCGCGCGACGGTGGCCGCGTCGCCCTCGATGGCGACGCCGAGCACGTCGACGGCGCGCTCGTCGGACTGCGAGGAGACGGCCTCCTCGCCCGCGCCGTGGAACGACTCCACCGCTTCGAGTCTGTCGCGGGCGTTGGCCGCCCGCTCGAAGTTCTCAGCCTGGGCGGCCTCCTCCATCGTTCGGCGGAGCGGGTCCGCGAGGACGCCCGTCTCTCCCTCGAAGAATCGGACGACCGACTCCACGTCCGCGAGGTAGTTCTCCTCGGATATCTCGCCGGTGCAGGGGGCCGTACAGAGCCCCATCTCGTAGTCCAAGCAGGGTCGGTCGCGGTTGGCGTACTTGTGGTCCGAACAGCCGCGGATGCCGTAGTACTCCCGCAGCGCCTTCACCACCGTCTCGACGCGGCCCTTGTCGGTGTACGGCCCGAACACCGTCGCCCCCTCCTCCGGGTCGCGGGTCACGTCGATTCTGGGAACGGGATGGTCCGTCAGTTGGACCAGCGGGTAGGATTTGTCGTCCTTCAGGCGGACGTTGTACCGCGGCTGGTGGCGCTTGATGAGGTTCGCTTCGAGGAGGAGCGCCTGCGTCTCCGTGTCGGTGACGGCGAAGTCGATGCTCGCCGCCCGGTCGACCATCTGCCGGATGCGCTCGCCGCGCGGGTCGGCGTACGACCGCACTCGGGCGCGGATGTCGACGGCCTTGCCGACGTACAGGACGGTGTCGCCGTCGAGGAACTGGTAGACGCCGGGCCCCGTCGGCAGGTCGCTCGCTCGCTCGCGGACGTCGCTCGCATCCATCTACGCGAGGTTACGCCCCGAACGGCTTGAGGCTGACGCGCGGCGAACGGCCCCGGTCGCGGGGCCGCTACCGCCCGTCGTCGCCGTCGCTCGCGGGCACGGCGTCCGAGCGGTTCGCCGGCGACGCCGCCGCCTCGACCTCCCGCGTGTCGGCGTCGAGACGGGCCTCGAAGGCCCCCGCGGCGCGCCTGAGGTCGTATCCTAGGGGGGTCACGTCGTACTCCTCTCCCGCGGTCCGCTCCACCACCCCACCCGACTCCAGTTTCGGAAGGTGGACGTGGCCGAGGGATATCTCGACTTCGGTCTCCCGTTCTCCGGTCGACTCGGCGTCGCCCGCGCCGTCGGAGCGGCGCGCGACGATTCGTCGCGCCAACTCCTCGCAACCGAGCGGTCTCTCCGCGTCGGCCAGCACCGCGAGCGCCCGCCGTCGTCGGTCGGTCGATACCATCTCGTGTAGGTCCCCGATATCTGCCCTCCCCATACCATCCGAACAACCGTCCCGAGGGGAGTTAATACTTACTAGGATTACATTTCGACACGACACGTCGACGAGCGCGGCTCCCGTCACCGACTCGCCCGGACCGCCGCGCTCAGAGGGAATCAGTTCCGGCCGCGGGCGACAGCGTCAAGCGTCCGCTGGTCGAGGCGTCGGACGTGAGCGACTCCGATTCCGACACCGAGTCCCCCGACGATTCCGCCGCCGAGAACGACGACAGCGTCCGCTGTTGGCTCGTCGAACGGACGTACACCGACCGCGGCCTCATCGACCTCGTGTACGCGACGCCCGCGGGCGACCGGGTGCGGCGAAAGCAGATATCGGCGACCATCATGCGCCAACGCGGCACCGAGGCCACCGCGGCGACGACGGTGGCGGCCGCGGACCTCGAACCCGTCGACGACGCCGAGACGCGGGAGCGCTACCGGACCGAGGTCGAACGCGTCCGCGAACGGTACGACCCCGGCGACGAACTCTAAACAGAGTTCGGGGCGAGACCCCCCGGAACGCGCCTCCCAGTCTCAACGCTGATTTTTGCACCAAACGCTTTATCCGGGGAACGGACTACCCTCGCCCATGGCCGCCATCGAACTCGACGGGGTAACGAAACGGTTCGAGGAGGGCGGGAGACTCTCGCGCCTCGTCGACTCCGTTCGGAACGCCGAGCGTTCCGACGACGTTACCGCAGTCAGAAACCTCTCGCTGACGGTCGAGGAGGGCGAAGTGTTCGGTTTCCTCGGTCCCAACGGCGCGGGGAAATCGACGACCATCAACATGCTCCTCGACTTCGTGCGCCCCACCGAGGGCTCGATTCGCGTCCTCGGCTTCGACGCCCGCGACGAGAGCGTCGACGTGCGCGCACGTACCGGTGTCCTCCCCGAAGGCTTCGACGTGTACGACCGCCTCACCGGGCGGCAGCACGTCGAGTTCGCCGCCTCCTCCAAGCGACTCGACGAGAGCGACGCCGACATAGACGCCGTCCTCGAACGCGTCGGTATCGCCGACGCCGCCGACCGGAAGGCCGGCGGCTACTCGAAGGGGATGCGCCAGCGCCTCGCCCTCGCGATGGCGCTCGTCGGCGACCCGGACCTGCTCGTCCTCGACGAACCCTCCTCCGGCCTCGACCCGGCCGGGGCCAAGGAGATGCGCGACATCGTCTCCGAGGAGGCCGAACGCGGGACGACCGTGTTCTTCTCCAGCCACGTCTTAGAGCAGGTCGACGCCGTCTGCGACCGCGTCGGCATCATGCGCGAGGGCGAACTCGTCGCCGTCGACAGCGTCGATAGCCTGCGCGAGAAGTCCGACGCCGACGCCACCCTCCGCGTCGAGGTGTCGGGGGACGTCTCGGCGCTGGACGCCGAGGCGGTCACCGCCCTCGACGGCGTCCGCTCGGTCACCGTCGACGACGCCGCCGACTCCCTCACCGTCTCCTGCGTCGGCGACGCCAAGATGGCCGTCATCGACGAGTTGGAGTCGCAGGGCCTCGACGTGACCGACTTCGAGACGCGCGAGGCGTCGCTTGAGGACCTGTTCCTCTCGTACACCGGCCACAGCGCCGCGGACGCGGACGAAGCGGCCGACGGACAGGAGGCGCGCGCATGACCTGGCAGGCGGTCGCCCGCAAGGAGTTCGACGACTCCATCCGCTCGCGGTGGCTCCACGGGGCGACGCTGTTTTTCGTCCTGTTCGTCGGCGGCGCGTCGTTCCTCATGTTCGGCGTCCTCCTCCCTCCGCAGTTGAACGACGCCTCCAACCTGTTCGGCTTCTTCGCCGACCTCGGCATCTTCAGGCTCTCGTTCCCCGGTCTGCTCGCCCTCGTGCTCGGTTTCGTCGCGCTGTCGACGTCGTACGGGGCGATAACCGAAGAGCGGGAGACGGGAACGATAAAGCTCGCCCTGTCGCTGCCGAACTCGCGGCGCGACCTGATGGCCGGGAAGTTCCTCGGCCGCGGCGCCGTCGTCGCCGCCGCCCTCCTCGTCGGCTTCCTCGCGGCGTTCGTCGTCCTCGTCGCCACGGGGACGACGATGAGCGTCGAGTCGCTGGTGCCCGTCGTCGCGCTGACGGTGCTCCTCGGCTTCGCGTTCGTCTCCGTCGGCCTCGGCATCTCCGCCGTCGCCGACTCGAACCGGGAGGCGACGCTGGCGACGCTGGGACTGTACCTCATCTTCGGCATCCTCTGGAAGCCCATCGCCGAGGGCATCCCGAAGCTCCTCAACTACGCCGCCGAGGAGGCCGGCGTGGGCGCCCTGGAGAACTTCACGCGGGTGAAGATAGGGCTGTTCCTGAAGTACCTCAACCCGCTCCGGACGTACGAGACGCTCGTCGCGCAGGTGTACTACGGCCCCGCGCAGGCCCGCCTCACCGGCGCCACGACGGGCGAGGCGTTCGTCGTCGGCAACCAGTTCGCCCCCGCGCAGGGCGGCGTCCCCGTCTACCTCTCGGGCGGGGTGATGCTCCTCGTCTTCCTCGCGTGGATAGTGGCCCCGGCGGTCGTCGGCTACTACGTCTTCCGCAAACGGGACCTGTAGCGGGTTCGCCGTCCGCCGCGATTTTTCGACCGCGTTCCTCACCGCTCCCCTTCGACCGCCGGGAGGAGCGACAGCGCCCGGTCGACGAGTTCGGGGTCGTACGTCCAGACGCCGCGGAAGGAGCCGTCCGGTCGCTGTTCGGCGACGAGCGCCACCCCCTGTTCGGGGTCCTCTCCGCCGTCGAAGACGAGAAACCAGTAGCGACCCAGTTCCTCGGGGGGGTCGGCGTGCAGGGTCGCGTTCGGTTCGTCGAGCGGTTCCGGTTCGGCCCCCTTCCCGCCGCCGACGTAGACGTGCACGTCCAGCGCCGTCTCGGCGGCCAACGCCCGGTACAGCTCTCGCTGCGGGGCGAACGCCGCCGCCGACTGGAACCCGGTGTGCAGCGTTCCGGTCCCCACCCGCAACGCGCGGTCCTCGAACTCCCGCACGGTCGACAGCAGTTGCCGCTTCGACAGCGACGAGAACACCGTGTCGTCGAGCAGTTCGGTGACGATGGCGCGCGCCTCGGGGTCCTCGGTCACCGCTCCGCGCCGGTTCCGGGTGACCGCGTATTCGCGGAGCGCTTCGACGGGCATCGCTCCCCGGAACCGCCCGCCGTCCCGGACGACGAGAAACGGCTCGGGTCCCCCCGGCGGAATCGGCCGGAACTCGACGTCGAGGTTCCGGGTGTCCAACCGCTCCGCGAGGTCGCCGGCCTCCGGCGCGTAGTGCGTGACGGACTTGCGGCGCCGCTCGGCGGCGTCCAGTATCGCCCGCAGACCATCTTCGTCGCCCGCCATCCGACCTCAGACTCCCCGGCCCGCGACGGCCCGCTCGTACTGGTAGCTGAACTTGATGAGCACTCTGATCGGTTCCGGCGGCGCGGAGAGCCGAACCGCGCCCGTCTCGACGTCGTACTCCACGAGGTCGCTCTCCGCGAGCACCGGCAGGTGGTGGTGGTGGAGGGCGGCCAGCACCCGCCGGTGTTTCTCGGGTCCGGCGGCGTCCTCGCCGTCCTTCAGTTCCCACCCCACGAGGACGTCGGCCACCTCCGCGAGGGCCGTCTCCGGGCGCTCCAGGAGGAACCACAGCACGCGGCGCCGCTGGCGGTGCGAGAGCGCCCGAAACAGCGCGTCGGGCGCGGGGACGCCCGAGAGACGCTCCCAGTCGTAGCCTTCGTACCCCGAGAGAGCCGAATCGTCGTCGATCATGTCTGACTCGAGCTCTTGACCGAATCGTCAGTATGTGGACCGTCAGCACGCTTCAAACCACCGAAACCCGTCGTCTGGGGAGACATTCGAGGGAGTCGACCGGCTACGGCGGGTAGTCGATTCCGCGCTCTTCGAGGAGCGACGCGAACGCCGCCTCGTCCAGTTCCTCCACGTCGTTCTCGGCGGCGTCGTCGCGTTTTGACTGGCCCGGACTCTCGCCGACGACGAGGTAGTCGGTGTTCCCCGAGACGCTTCCGGTGGCGCTGGCGCCGTGCGCCTCCACGAGGTCCTGCGCCGCCCCGCGCGTGACCGACAGCGACCCGGTGAAGACGAACGTGAGTCCGTCCAGTTCGTCGTCGCCCTCGTCGGCCGTCTCCTCCGTTTCGGGTTCGACCCCGAGCGACCGCAACTCCGCGACGGCCTCGCGGTTGGTCTCGGTGTCGAAGAACTCGCGTATCCGCTCGGCGACGGTCGGTCCCACGTCGTCGACCTCCTCCAACTCCTCTTCGGAGGCGTCCATCACGGCGTCGAGACTGCCGAACGCGCGGGCGAGGTTCCGCGCCGTCGACCCGCCGACCTCGGGCACGCCGAGGCCGACGAGGAACGCCGACAGCGACGGCGACTTCGTCGCTTCTATCTCGCGGACGAGGTTGTCCGCGCTGGTCTCGCCCCATCCCTCTAACTCGGCCAACTCCTCGCGTTCGAGTCG
This is a stretch of genomic DNA from Halogeometricum sp. S3BR5-2. It encodes these proteins:
- a CDS encoding DEAD/DEAH box helicase, producing the protein MAAADDPSHVDHPLLSPSFIERRLYQIRLASAARDADTLVCLPTGLGKTTVSLLVTAERLNGVGGKALFLAPTKPLVQQHADFYREALTIPDDEIVVFTGDVRPDDRAALWEDARIVIATPQVVENDLIGNRVSLRDVTHLTFDECHRGTGDYAYVYIAERYHADAEHPLVTGMSASPGGDKESILEVCENLGLSEVEVMTEEDADVDEYTYDTDVEWERIDLPDDILAIRDALNEVIKDRLEKLKSLGVSNTTSPDVSQKQLNGMRAELQKLMNNDQSEGYKGMSTHAEVMKLRRAVELVETQSVESVRRYFERQRNAAQSSGASKASQRLVAEPKVREAMRKAESFDGLHPKFSRTRILLAQTLGIEGGQRVIVFTESRDTAEALTEFLSASFDVRRFVGQGDREGSDGMTQKEQQETLDEFRNGEFEVLVSTSVAEEGLDVPEVDLVLFFEPVPTAIRSIQRKGRTGRQAEGRVVVLMAEDTRDEAYFWISRRREKEMKSELRDLKGVADEVEEELDDSQKGLDAFGGGSSGGDGGAATENRTDAAAAGANGQSGLAAFSAADEEVARAEDDGDEDEGDGDDSGDTDASEPEGTVATAGRDDDVVEIVVDQRELDSAIAKDLSTRDGVETRLETLAVGDYVLSDRVAVERKSVSDFLDTLTGGDRSLFEQVGDLSRAYARPLLILEGEGLYEERNVHPGAIRGALASLAVDFDVSVLQTRDEADTAELLLTVASREQTERERSVSVHGGKSQKTLTEQQEYVVSSIADIGPVTARNLLEAFGTVEAVMTAREDDLLDVSGIGEVTAERIRDVVGSSYE
- a CDS encoding Sjogren's syndrome/scleroderma autoantigen 1 family protein; protein product: MSDFDKEAERQRLREKYEKDAERREETQRMSELLLQGATMTNKHCNQCGTPIFRYQGTEFCPNCQNEQANAAAETADAAAAEVANGEAGEAPAEAASEAAEGREATGEAAQSVPTPEPERDVPSGVADAGGASGTGAENARAGGSSGGTAASEQTAREPGTEAAVGTSSTAPTGGSTEPAAEAVSGADSASGSMQGAREALLQAITKHARRSTATEEPQQATAHLQAAREAAEALDALDR
- the mdh gene encoding malate dehydrogenase — encoded protein: MTKVSVVGAAGTVGAAAGYNLALRDVADELVFVDIPDMEDKTVGQAADTNHGIAYDSNTEVYQGGYEDTAGSDVVVITAGIPRKEGQTRIDLAGDNAPIMADIGSSLAEHNDDFVSVTTSNPVDLLNRHLYEAGDRDRHKVVGFGGRLDSARFRYVLSQRFDTPVKNVEATILGEHGDAQVPAFSKVRVDGTDPEFTADEREEILSDLQESAMDVISRKGATQWGPATGVAHMVEAILRDTGEVLPGSLVLNGEYGYEDTAFGVPVRLGSNGIEEVVEWDLDDYERELMDDAAEKLSDQYDEIS
- a CDS encoding CPBP family intramembrane glutamic endopeptidase is translated as MALESVRTRRVGVFLAVAFGVAWATAAAIYATGGLADSPVVVPGLGLTLASVLLPTAYMFAPAVGNVAARLATGEGRSNLRVRPHLSGSLRVYAAAWVAPALLTFLGAALYFAVFPGQFDPTLSAYRSALEAAAGGVPVDPWTLVGIQVVAALTIAPLINAVFAFGEEFGWRAYLLPNLLPLGATRATLLVGVVWGVWHWPIVAMGYNYGFGYVGAPWTGFLAMCLFTVATGVFLAWATLRTDSVWPAAVGHGAINAVAGLGTLFVLGSPHSLLGPAPVGALAALPWVALAAWLLLRSDAFAS
- a CDS encoding excinuclease ABC subunit C, producing the protein MDASDVRERASDLPTGPGVYQFLDGDTVLYVGKAVDIRARVRSYADPRGERIRQMVDRAASIDFAVTDTETQALLLEANLIKRHQPRYNVRLKDDKSYPLVQLTDHPVPRIDVTRDPEEGATVFGPYTDKGRVETVVKALREYYGIRGCSDHKYANRDRPCLDYEMGLCTAPCTGEISEENYLADVESVVRFFEGETGVLADPLRRTMEEAAQAENFERAANARDRLEAVESFHGAGEEAVSSQSDERAVDVLGVAIEGDAATVARLHSKRGQLVDRSRHRLDAPEGGERSAAVLSAFLPQYYAERELPDAVLLSERPDDEDVLEWLRVEGVNVRVPGAGREAKLVELALKNARRGPARNDELGALSDALGIPGISRIEGFDVSHAQGKAVVGSDVCFVDGDAVKADYRRKKLPERNDDYDNMRALIRWRAERAVEGRDDRPDPDLLLIDGGDGQLGAATDAMREVGWDVPVVALAKDRELVITPDRVHDWPADSPHLHVLQRVRDESHRFAVQYHQTLRDDVRTVLDDVPGIGEKTRRALLRRFGSVENVRGATVSDLTDVPGVGEKTASTLKERL
- a CDS encoding DUF7344 domain-containing protein, with the protein product MGRADIGDLHEMVSTDRRRRALAVLADAERPLGCEELARRIVARRSDGAGDAESTGERETEVEISLGHVHLPKLESGGVVERTAGEEYDVTPLGYDLRRAAGAFEARLDADTREVEAAASPANRSDAVPASDGDDGR
- a CDS encoding ABC transporter ATP-binding protein, which gives rise to MAAIELDGVTKRFEEGGRLSRLVDSVRNAERSDDVTAVRNLSLTVEEGEVFGFLGPNGAGKSTTINMLLDFVRPTEGSIRVLGFDARDESVDVRARTGVLPEGFDVYDRLTGRQHVEFAASSKRLDESDADIDAVLERVGIADAADRKAGGYSKGMRQRLALAMALVGDPDLLVLDEPSSGLDPAGAKEMRDIVSEEAERGTTVFFSSHVLEQVDAVCDRVGIMREGELVAVDSVDSLREKSDADATLRVEVSGDVSALDAEAVTALDGVRSVTVDDAADSLTVSCVGDAKMAVIDELESQGLDVTDFETREASLEDLFLSYTGHSAADADEAADGQEARA